The following proteins come from a genomic window of Populus nigra chromosome 6, ddPopNigr1.1, whole genome shotgun sequence:
- the LOC133696922 gene encoding pollen-specific leucine-rich repeat extensin-like protein 3: MEMSKGCKKVCVLLLYLTIAATSFFAHCDARRSMHLSRGPVHARSSIIKHAQELKVTKRFDLASLLLQKETMDSSNAGPYVSSPFTLPPYDSLGPISLPDNAPPNCIYPPNTPQPPSTAIPTPTGSMPSSPPPPFAYLPPVFPISNPPPSPTSEAPGPPGFTPIPNPPEIVPSPPINIPGTPEGSVPSPTIYVPGPPEAIRGPPYYEPSPPSYTPSPPTFVPSPTGYVPSPRGFRPPVVYPPPTGPPSPRRSPYSALWCVAKPSVPDPIIQEAMNYACGSGADCDSIQPSGSCFEPNTLFAHASYAFNSYWQRTRVAGGSCSFGGTAILVTVDPSYDGCHFIYG; this comes from the exons ATGGAAATGAGCAAAGGTTGCAAGAAAGTCTGCGTTCTACTACTCTATTTGACGATTGCGGCTACTTCCTTCTTCGCTCATTGCG ATGCAAGAAGATCAATGCATCTATCCAGAGGTCCAGTGCATGCAAGAAGTTCAATAATCAAGCATGCACAAGAATTGAAAGTGACGAAGCGCTTTGACTTGGCTTCATTGCTTCTGCAAAAGGAAACAATGGATTCATCAAATGCTGGTCCCTATGTGAGCTCACCATTTACTTTGCCGCCTTATGATTCATTAGGACCAATTTCATTGCCCGATAATGCCCCTCCAAATTGCATCTACCCCCCAAACACCCCACAACCACCTTCCACAGCAATTCCAACTCCAACGGGATCCATGCCATCTTCACCTCCACCTCCCTTCGCTTATCTACCACCGGTTTTTCCCATCTCAAACCCGCCTCCAAGCCCAACTAGTGAGGCACCTGGCCCGCCCGGTTTTACCCCGATTCCCAATCCACCTGAAATAGTACCTAGCCCGCCCATTAACATTCCAGGCACACCAGAAGGATCAGTACCTAGTCCAACCATTTATGTTCCAGGCCCACCAGAAGCTATACGTGGTCCCCCTTATTATGAGCCTAGCCCACCAAGCTATACCCCTAGCCCGCCCACTTTTGTTCCATCTCCAACTGGATATGTTCCAAGCCCACGGGGTTTTCGCCCACCTGTGGTGTATCCACCTCCGACGGGGCCACCATCTCCAAGAAGAAGCCCATACTCAGCCTTATGGTGTGTAGCCAAGCCTTCGGTGCCCGATCCGATCATTCAAGAAGCAATGAATTATGCTTGTGGGTCTGGGGCGGATTGTGACTCGATTCAACCCAGTGGTTCATGCTTTGAACCCAATACATTGTTTGCACATGCTTCCTATGCTTTCAATAGTTACTGGCAGAGGACCCGAGTGGCTGGTGGTTCATGCTCATTTGGAGGGACTGCCATACTAGTCACCGTGGATCCAA GCTATGACGGTTGTCATTTTATCTACGGGTGA
- the LOC133695742 gene encoding pentatricopeptide repeat-containing protein At1g79490, mitochondrial, translated as MFHIHRSRLYPRNLYTLTKNHSSRSSFLTPNVQNSNSHTNAAINSLNKFGFFSALMGLNSISPNVSPSKSPNLVSNGGHVKANSFVRNYCAGKNGEAGSGEWTEDIEYLDESGSVIYSGKGIRSVEPGVDDHVMIGGLKKPILNASAVAKIVEVVKRWKWGPELETQLDKLQFVPNMTHVVQALKIINESDALLSLFKWAKRQTWYVPNDECYVMLFDGLNQSRDFDGIQSLFDEMVCDSIKSGTQFSAYNRVLKYLAKAEKLEVSFCCFKKVQDSGCKIDTETYNILMKLFLNKGLPYKAFEIYETMEAAHCSLDGSTYELMIPSLAKSGRLDAAFKLFQEMKERNFHPSLGIFSSLVDSMGKAGRLETSMKVYMEMQGLGLRPSAIMYVSLIESYTKAGKLDAALRLWDEMKIAGFRPNFGLYTLIIESHAKSGKLDIAMSIFRDMEKAGFLPTPSTYSSLLEMHAASGQVDAAMKLYNSMTNAGLRPGLSTYTALLTLLAHKKLVDVAAKILLEMKAMGFSVDVSASDVLMVYIKDGSVDLSLRWLRFMSSSGIRTNNFIIRQLFESCMKNGLYESAKPLLETYVNSAAKVDLILYTSILAYLVRCQEEQNERHLMAILSATRHKAHAFMCGLFTGPEQRKQPVLSFVREFFQGIDYELEEGAAKYFVNVLLNYLVLMGQINRARCVWKVAYENKLFPKAIVFDQHIAWSLDVRNLSVGAALVAVVHTLHRFRKRMLYYGVIPRRIKLVTGPTLRIVVAQMLSSVESPFEVSKVVLRAPGDSVMEWFKKPIVQQFLLNEIPSRADILMHRLNILFPTSAPEIRSLSPPKPLISSKAV; from the coding sequence atgtttCACATTCATCGCAGTAGACTGTACCCTAGAAATCTTTATACCCTCACCAAAAACCATAGCTCCAGGTCCTCATTTCTAACCCCCAATGTCCAAAACTCTAATTCACACACAAATGCAGcaattaatagtttgaataagttcggttttttcagtgcTCTAATGGGTCTCAATTCAATTTCCCCAAATGTATCCCCATCAAAAAGCCCCAATTTGGTTAGTAACGGAGGTCATGTTAAAGCCAATAGCTTTGTGAGAAATTACTGTGCTGGAAAGAATGGTGAAGCTGGGTCTGGTGAATGGACTGAGGATATAGAATATTTAGATGAGTCAGGGAGTGTTATTTATAGTGGTAAAGGTATAAGGTCAGTTGAGCCGGGAGTTGATGACCATGTTATGATTGGTGGGCTAAAGAAGCCAATTTTGAATGCTTCTGCTGTTGCAAAGATAGTTGAGGTTGTTAAGAGGTGGAAATGGGGGCCAGAATTGGAGACCCAATTGGACAAGTTACAGTTCGTGCCAAATATGACTCATGTAGTTCAAGCTTTGAAGATTATTAATGAGAGTGATGCGTTGTTGAGTTTGTTCAAATGGGCTAAGAGGCAAACTTGGTATGTGCCAAATGATGAGTGTTATGTGATGTTGTTTGATGGGTTGAATCAAAGTAGAGATTTTGATGGGATTCAGTCTTTGTTTGATGAGATGGTTTGTGATTCAATCAAGAGTGGAACTCAATTTAGTGCTTATAACAGGGTACTCAAGTATTTGGCTAAGGCAGAGAAGTTGGAGGTGTCATTTTGTTGTTTCAAGAAGGTTCAGGATTCAGGCTGTAAAATTGATACAGAAACGTATAATATACTCATGAAGTTGTTTTTGAATAAGGGCTTGCCATATAAGGCATTTGAGATATATGAGACCATGGAAGCAGCCCATTGTTCATTGGATGGCTCAACTTATGAGCTGATGATACCAAGCTTGGCAAAATCAGGTCGTTTGGATGCTGCTTTTAAGCTTTTCCAAGAGATGAAAGAAAGGAACTTTCACCCAAGCCTTGGAATTTTTTCCTCGCTTGTTGACTCAATGGGGAAAGCAGGGAGGTTGGAGACATCGATGAAGGTTTACATGGAAATGCAAGGTTTAGGGCTCAGGCCATCTGCTATCATGTATGTTTCCTTGATTGAGTCGTACACCAAGGCTGGGAAATTGGATGCTGCTCTCAGGCTTTGGGATGAGATGAAGATAGCTGGCTTTAGGCCTAACTTTGGGTTGTATACATTAATAATCGAATCACATGCTAAGTCAGGGAAGCTCGATATTGCAATGTCCATCTTTCGAGATATGGAGAAGGCTGGATTTCTACCCACCCCATCCACCTATTCATCTCTTCTTGAAATGCATGCTGCTTCTGGACAAGTAGATGCTGCTATGAAGCTGTACAATTCGATGACCAATGCAGGTTTGAGGCCAGGTTTGAGCACATACACTGCCCTTTTGACTCTCTTGGCTCATAAGAAGCTTGTGGATGTGGCTgccaaaattttacttgagatGAAGGCTATGGGATTTTCTGTTGATGTGAGTGCCAGTGATGTTTTAATGGTTTACATTAAGGATGGTTCTGTTGATCTTTCTTTGAGGTGGCTGCGATTCATGAGTTCATCAGGGATAAGAAcgaataattttataatcagGCAGTTATTTGAGTCGTGCATGAAGAATGGTTTATATGAATCAGCCAAGCCTCTCCTAGAGACTTATGTGAACTCTGCTGCAAAAGTGGATCTCATACTTTACACATCAATTCTTGCCTATCTTGTTCGATGCCAAGAAGAGCAGAATGAGAGGCATCTGATGGCAATCCTTAGTGCTACGAGACATAAGGCGCATGCTTTTATGTGCGGGCTCTTCACTGGCCCGGAACAGAGGAAACAACCAGTTTTATCCTTTGTGAGGGAGTTTTTTCAGGGCATTGATTATGAGTTGGAAGAGGGAGCTGCAAAGTATTTTGTGAATGTTCTGCTCAATTACCTTGTTCTCATGGGGCAGATAAACCGAGCCCGATGTGTTTGGAAAGTTGCTTATGAGAATAAGCTTTTTCCAAAAGCTATTGTGTTTGATCAGCATATTGCTTGGTCCCTTGATGTCAGGAACCTGTCTGTGGGAGCTGCCCTTGTAGCGGTTGTGCATACTCTCCATAGGTTCAGAAAGCGCATGCTGTACTATGGCGTCATACCAAGGCGGATCAAATTGGTTACAGGACCAACTCTACGGATTGTTGTTGCGCAGATGTTGAGCTCCGTGGAATCCCCATTTGAAGTTAGCAAGGTGGTTCTAAGGGCCCCTGGCGACTCTGTTATGGAGTGGTTCAAGAAACCAATTGTTCAGCAATTTCTTTTGAACGAGATTCCCTCAAGGGCAGACATACTCATGCACAGGCTAAACATACTTTTTCCTACTTCTGCACCTGAAATTAGATCACTGTCCCCTCCGAAACCACTAATTTCTTCAAAGGCTGTGTAA
- the LOC133696058 gene encoding zinc transporter 1-like, translating into MTDLQVCSFNVRKIISCVFILLFYPTIVSCECTCEVEDSKHDKGEALKYKLGSILSILVAGAIGVGLPLLGKKIKALSPENDIFFMIKAFAAGVILATGFIHILPDAFDSLTSPCLAQNPWGDFPFTGFVAMMTAIGTLMVDTFATGFYKRMHFNKSKPVNTTDEETAEEHEGHVHVHTHATHGHAHGSASPEEDLALSELIRRRIISQVLELGIVVHSIIIGISLGASGSPKTIKPLMVALSFHQFFEGMGLGGCITLAQFKSTSMAIMATFFSLTTPVGIAVGIGISSIYNENSPTAQVVEGIFNAASAGILIYMALVDLLAADFMSPRMQSNLRIQLGANVSLLLGAGCMSFLAKWA; encoded by the exons ATGACTGATCTTCAAGTTTGCTCCTTCAACGTCCGTAAGATCATATCATGTGtcttcattcttcttttttacccTACTATAGTCTCTTGTGAGTGCACATGCGAGGTTGAGGATTCAAAGCATGATAAAGGTGAAGCTCTCAAGTATAAGCTAGGTTCAATACTCTCAATTCTTGTTGCTGGTGCTATTGGTGTTGGCCTCCCTCTGttaggcaagaaaataaaagcctTGAGCCctgaaaatgatattttcttcATGATCAAGGCATTTGCAGCTGGTGTTATCCTGGCAACCGGATTCATTCACATACTACCGGACGCGTTTGATAGCCTAACCTCACCATGCCTTGCCCAGAATCCATGGGGGGACTTTCCATTCACAGGTTTTGTTGCCATGATGACTGCAATAGGGACACTAATGGTGGATACATTTGCAACAGGGTTTTACAAGAGGATGCATTTTAACAAGAGCAAACCGGTAAACACTACAGATGAAGAGACAGCTGAAGAGCATGAAGGTCATGTACATGTTCATACACATGCTACACATGGTCATGCCCATGGTTCTGCCTCCCCAGAGGAAGATTTGGCCCTGTCCGAATTGATTCGTCGGAGAATTATATCCCAG GTATTGGAGCTAGGGATTGTAGTTCATTCAATAATTATTGGAATATCTCTGGGTGCTTCTGGGAGTCCAAAAACAATAAAGCCTCTCATGGTAGCCTTGTCTTTCCACCAGTTTTTTGAAGGCATGGGACTTGGTGGCTGCATCACACTG GCACAGTTCAAATCTACATCTATGGCAATAATGGCAACATTTTTCTCCCTGACAACCCCAGTGGGGATTGCCGTCGGTATTGGAATCTCTAGCATTTACAATGAGAACAGCCCAACTGCTCAAGTAGTTGAGGGCATTTTCAACGCAGCTTCAGCAGGGATTTTAATATACATGGCACTTGTTGACCTGTTAGCAGCAGATTTCATGAGTCCAAGGATGCAAAGCAATCTCCGGATTCAACTGGGAGCAAACGTTTCGCTTCTTCTAGGGGCtggttgtatgtctttcttggCCAAATGGGCTTGA